Genomic DNA from Manihot esculenta cultivar AM560-2 chromosome 15, M.esculenta_v8, whole genome shotgun sequence:
GGTCCGCGGTTCCTTTTTGTGAGATTGAAAATCGGTGGGAGGATAGACGAAAGGAGACCGCCCCCCTCTTGCTGTTGTCCACCAGGTTTTTCTTCTCGCTGTACTAATCTCAGATCTCCAATGACAGATCCTTCAATTTGTTCTCACAATAGGGGCTGGCAAATTCAGACGATAGGGCAATGCTTCCAGAGAATTCAGAGATAGGGAAATGCTTCCAGAGTTTTCTTTGGGTTGGATCTAGCCGAGTTTAGTGCTCTACTTTGGACCTTTAAtaaatgttttgagttaagcCTTTATAATCTAATCaagtcaaataaaaatattaaaacgttAATAGATAAAACTCGAGAAATAAATCTTAAATAAATCTCGAGGGTTAAATGCGTAAAATACATTGGACATGTAACACCTGCtgacataaaaataaataataattgtatgcaataattgatattaagaaggaaaaaaagaacTTGGAAAAATTAATACACGTAAAAGTCCTTATTACTGATTATTTCCTTTGCCTTCTACGTAGTtatagtaaataaatttcatgGCAGGATTATAGCAGACGAGTGTCAGGAAAATATCTAAGGtacaaaagaagaaaatatcCATAAGGATCAGCAGAGTACCAATAAAATAGGAAACTGATATTTTCTCATAGAACTTGTAAACAAGATCTATAACACAAACACAAGTAATCATGGATCAAAATTTGATCTACATCACATCATTTAAGGAACAACAGGATCCTTCCTAACGGATCAACCTAAAGGCACAACTAAACCCAACTCACAAACAAACCCAATACAGCATAACCCATAATCCCTACTTCCTAATTCCTCCAGTTCCCGTCAGATGCACCACCGCCCCTTGAGTAACGAGATCCTCCATCACCATATCCGCGGTCCCGGCCTCCACCgtaaccaccaccaccaccaccaccatagCCACCGCCTCCACGATTgtaaccaccaccaccaccatagCCACCATCACGGCGTCCACCACCTCCATATCCACCGCCGCCGCCACGGCTGTATCCACCATTACCACCTCCGCTTCCGCGAGACTGAGCTTCATTCACAGTAATATTACGACCATCAAGATTCTGACCATTCATTCCTTCAATAGCATCCTTCATCGACTTCTCGTTGTTGAAGGTAACAAATCCAAAACCGCGAGATCTACCAGTCTCTCGATCATTGATGATCTGAACACAGAAGTACCAGATCCAATCAGATCTAAGTCGAAACATAAATCATAACAacagaattaaaataataataaaaaatcgatCGATCTTCGCCCCAAGGATGAAGATGAACGTACCGATTTGAGGTTAGTAACATAAAAGAACAGTAACACAGAGAGATTATAGTAACACAAACAGATCACAGATTTTGGATCGACAAAGCCGAACGGGGTCGGTCAGATCCGATCTCTGCGACAACGCAAACCGACCTTCGATTCAATGATCTCGCCGTAGGGACTAAAAGCCTCCTGGAGGGCTAGGTCGGTTGTGGCCCAAGCAAGGCCGCCGACGAAGCACCGGTACTCAATCTCTGAAGATGCCATCGGTTTTAGAAAAAAAGCAGGAAACTAGGGTTACAGAAAAAAGAGCGTGAGGTAGCAGCAAGGCTAAACCATGATTTTATAGAAGGAGCGGGACTTAACTATGGTTTGTTGAGCTGACTGGGGTTAAAATTCAGGACGGTCAATGAGCGGGGATGTTTGGTTACAGTTAACTTTATCCTGGTCTTGGTTCAATAGTAGCTCGTGGGCTGTTGAGCGTAGAGTCAGCTATCCAGAGCAGggatgaataaaatattttgattatcTAAATACACATCACAGATAGTTTACCTGTAGTCCGTGAAAATTAAATCGTATGAATTCAAACTCGatttatactaatatttaaaattattttaaattttattaaaaattaatttaaattatttaaatttattttaaatttaattattattatctgaataaatttaaatatatttatttttatatattttaattaataatttatataaaaaatattttttattaataatttttatttaaaaatttaatatttttaaaaaatatttaaattttaatttttcaaataaaaaatataaatattattataaaatatattttttatattaaattaataaatatatttaaataataaataccttatatataaaatttaaatttaatttaaatttataataaatattactttttaaatttaaattcatttaaattcgattataattattaaatttgttgaattaaaatttgataaaaattgatACTCGAAAATACCTGCTCTGTTACCCTAATACTCAAGCTGAATTTTGgcaattaatttgataaaaaaaaagataattatgatattttttattttaattgattaaaaattaacataattatttattattattttaaaattttagttttaattgattaaatgaaatttttatttaaattgaaattttttattaatggataatattttattaattcttaatttaaactaaaattatacaATAAAAAACCATATTAATCCActgagttttctttttttttttctttttgaaatcaagtagttttctatttaaatttgaattccaTTATTTCAAcggatataattttattataagttTTCTCATTCAAATTTAGTTTTAGGTAGTTGGGTTCAATACTTAAAATGAATCGTACAAAATGAATTGaggaaataaaataagattataatataTGAAATTGAAAAGGGAAACTGCgattgttaaaattatttttaaaatttttaattaattataaatacatttgaaacttaaaattaatgatgattttattgtttaaatttatttttaatatagtcAAAAAATCTCAgacatataaataaaataaataaatttttaatataaagattGTGTAAAATgacatatttaaatattagataatcctaaaaataaagtaaatattaaatattaaaaataaatttacattttggagtatatattaaaataaaacgtgttttaaatatttttaattatttaacattCAAATAACTACTAAATTCTTTTAAAGTTTGTCTTTAACAACTTATAAGCCTGATTTAGAAtgcatttctttaaaaaaaatga
This window encodes:
- the LOC110602599 gene encoding glycine-rich RNA-binding protein GRP1A — its product is MASSEIEYRCFVGGLAWATTDLALQEAFSPYGEIIESKIINDRETGRSRGFGFVTFNNEKSMKDAIEGMNGQNLDGRNITVNEAQSRGSGGGNGGYSRGGGGGYGGGGRRDGGYGGGGGYNRGGGGYGGGGGGGYGGGRDRGYGDGGSRYSRGGGASDGNWRN